One Mercurialis annua linkage group LG3, ddMerAnnu1.2, whole genome shotgun sequence DNA window includes the following coding sequences:
- the LOC126672637 gene encoding uncharacterized protein LOC126672637 has product MPRPSYMKPYPDWIDKLYPFPRGYKVPEFSLFSGEEKVQSTVEHVARLSAQYGEAGAHNFWKLRLFASSLTKITFTWYSHLSPNSIGSWKDLETKFHEEFYIAAPDVTLDDLARISQLPSETVEKYISRFRNLRTRCMTQISEGDCVPMVVKGMNFSMREHFKGHHFRDLFELTNRVTSYKRLLQEKEQRRGSSKGTYYRDQLDVAVISDSEDDSSDDEVCMAEFLGKNPTECAALKKPGYMKKNKVLIIRKEYSFDLTKADEIFDALLKDG; this is encoded by the coding sequence ATGCCAAGGCCGTCATACATGAAGCCATACCCCGATTGGATCGACAAGTTATACCCATTCCCTAGAGGGTACAAAGTACCCGAGTTCAGCTTGTTTTCTGGTGAGGAGAAGGTTCAGTCGACGGTGGAGCACGTGGCACGATTATCGGCTCAATATGGCGAGGCAGGAGCTCATAACTTCTGGAAATTACGTCTATTCGCGAGTTCCCTCACTAAGATAACGTTTACGTGGTATTCCCACTTATCGCCTAACTCGATAGGCTCGTGGAAAGATTTGGAAACAAAGTTCCATGAAGAATTTTACATAGCAGCACCCGATGTCACTTTGGATGATTTAGCAAGAATATCTCAATTGCCGAGCGAAACGGTAGAGAAATACATAAGCCGGTTCCGGAACTTGAGAACGAGGTGCATGACTCAAATCTCCGAGGGAGATTGCGTGCCAATGGTTGTGAAAGGAATGAACTTCTCCATGAGGGAACATTTCAAAGGACATCACTTTAGAGATTTGTTTGAACTCACAAACAGGGTTACGAGCTACAAGCGATTGCTCCAAGAGAAGGAACAGAGGCGAGGTTCCTCTAAGGGCACGTATTACCGAGATCAGCTTGACGTCGCAGTAATCTCAGATAGTGAAGATGACTCATCGGATGATGAGGTATGTATGGCCGAATTCTTGGGTAAAAACCCCACAGAGTGCGCAGCCTTAAAAAAGCCAGGGTACATGAAGAAGAATAAGGTATTGATCATACGGAAAGAGTACTCATTTGATTTGACGAAAGCCGATGAAATTTTCGACGCCTTGTTGAAAGATGGGTAA